A region from the Lycium barbarum isolate Lr01 chromosome 8, ASM1917538v2, whole genome shotgun sequence genome encodes:
- the LOC132605121 gene encoding ethylene-responsive transcription factor ERF020 gives MSSSDEGGSSTSAKYKGIRRRKWGKWVSEIRVPGSSERLWLGTYTTPEAAAVAHDIAYYCLRESSSLDKLNFPLMLPANVQRGMSPRSVQKVASDAGMAIDAQLVTKGRDGQQDQSVDNYGQNEALSISVEDYLY, from the coding sequence ATGAGCAGCTCAGATGAAGGTGGTAGCAGCACAAGTGCAAAGTACAAAGGTATTCGACGACGAAAATGGGGAAAATGGGTGTCGGAAATTCGCGTTCCAGGTAGCAGTGAACGTCTTTGGCTAGGCACTTACACTACCCCTGAAGCTGCAGCTGTAGCACATGACATAGCCTATTATTGTCTTCGCGAATCGTCGTCGTTAGATAAATTAAACTTCCCTTTGATGTTACCGGCTAATGTTCAACGTGGAATGTCACCAAGATCCGTGCAAAAGGTGGCCTCAGATGCTGGTATGGCCATTGATGCACAGTTGGTTACTAAAGGAAGAGATGGTCAGCAAGATCAAAGTGTTGATAATTATGGGCAAAATGAAGCTCTCAGCATTTCTGTTGAAGATTATCTTTATTGA